A genomic segment from Aliidongia dinghuensis encodes:
- a CDS encoding bifunctional helix-turn-helix transcriptional regulator/GNAT family N-acetyltransferase, with translation MDELATRIGAIRRFNRFYTRQIGVLQEGLLATPFSLTQSRVLYELAHRTHVTASALGQDLGLDAGYLSRMIRGFETQGLVGKHRSAEDGRQSHLALTDAGRAAFAPLDERSTADVATMLAKLDPPAQARLIRAMAEIEALLDPRPEPAGTTAAEPYTLRPHRPGDIGWVVHRHGVLYHQEYGWDERFEALVAEIGVQFINNFDPARERAWIAERGDEVVGCVFLVRETDTVAKLRLLLVEPSARGLGLGRRLTEECIAFARARGYGKITLWTNDILTAARAIYARAGFRLVASERHHSFGQDLVGENWELEL, from the coding sequence ATGGACGAGCTCGCGACCCGCATCGGCGCCATCCGGCGCTTCAACCGGTTCTACACGCGCCAGATCGGCGTGCTGCAGGAAGGGCTGCTCGCGACGCCGTTCTCGCTCACCCAGTCACGCGTGCTCTACGAACTGGCGCACCGGACCCATGTGACCGCGAGCGCGCTTGGGCAGGACCTGGGCCTCGACGCCGGGTACCTGAGCCGCATGATCCGCGGTTTCGAGACGCAAGGCCTGGTCGGGAAGCACCGCTCGGCCGAGGACGGGCGGCAGAGCCATCTGGCACTGACCGACGCCGGCCGCGCCGCCTTCGCACCGCTCGACGAGCGCTCGACCGCCGATGTTGCCACCATGCTGGCCAAGCTCGATCCGCCGGCCCAGGCGCGGCTCATCCGGGCCATGGCCGAGATCGAGGCGCTGCTCGACCCGCGGCCGGAACCGGCCGGGACCACGGCGGCCGAGCCCTATACGCTACGACCGCATCGCCCGGGCGACATCGGCTGGGTCGTCCATCGGCACGGCGTGCTTTATCACCAGGAATATGGCTGGGACGAGCGGTTCGAGGCGCTGGTCGCCGAGATCGGCGTGCAGTTCATCAACAATTTCGACCCGGCGCGCGAGCGGGCCTGGATCGCCGAGCGCGGCGACGAGGTCGTGGGCTGCGTGTTCCTGGTGCGCGAGACCGACACGGTCGCGAAGCTGCGCCTGCTGCTGGTCGAGCCGTCGGCGCGCGGCCTCGGCCTCGGCCGGCGCTTGACCGAGGAATGCATCGCTTTCGCCCGCGCGCGTGGCTACGGGAAAATCACGCTCTGGACCAACGACATTCTGACCGCCGCCCGCGCGATCTACGCCCGCGCCGGCTTCCGCCTGGTCGCAAGCGAGCGCCACCACAGCTTCGGCCAGGACCTCGTCGGCGAGAACTGGGAACTGGAGCTTTAG
- a CDS encoding VOC family protein: MPAIAMDHFTILTEDVSATVAFYGDILGLEPGPRPPFDFPGAWLYGDGRPILHVVGGRPLPQDPQGVLDHMAFTATGLKETLRRLDARGVSYDLRQLPGGGLWQLFFLDPSGARVELDFRGEETAPEGWQE; the protein is encoded by the coding sequence ATGCCCGCCATCGCCATGGATCATTTCACCATCCTGACCGAAGACGTCTCGGCCACCGTTGCCTTCTATGGCGACATCCTCGGGCTCGAGCCGGGGCCGCGCCCGCCATTCGACTTCCCCGGCGCCTGGCTCTACGGCGACGGCCGGCCGATCCTGCATGTCGTCGGCGGGCGGCCGCTGCCGCAAGATCCGCAAGGCGTGCTCGACCACATGGCCTTCACCGCGACCGGTCTCAAAGAGACCCTGCGCCGGCTCGACGCCCGCGGCGTCTCCTATGACTTGCGCCAGCTGCCGGGCGGCGGCCTCTGGCAGCTGTTTTTCCTCGACCCGAGCGGCGCCCGCGTCGAGCTCGATTTCCGCGGCGAGGAAACCGCGCCCGAGGGGTGGCAGGAGTAG
- a CDS encoding allantoate amidohydrolase, which produces MTSALDGAGLMDRLDQLAAISEQPGMLVRRFLTPEHARANALVREWMRDAGMSVRTDAIGNVIGRYEAATPGQPALLLGSHLDTVVDAGRYDGMLGVVTSIACVADLAQNGICLPFAIEVVGFADEEGTRFGATLLGSRALAGTFDRTVLDRADGDGITMAEALSRFGLDPAAIDAAARRPDELLGYVELHIEQGPVLEAEGLAVGCVTAISGATRLAVTVEGMAGHAGTVPMAGRRDALAAAAECVLLVERRAAAEPDLVGTVGRIEAGPGAVNVVPGSARFTVDLRAPADARRAAALADLIAGFEAIARHRGVTITAAKTHDAASAPCAPWLADQIRDAIEHEGHALRSLPSGAGHDGMAIAALTDIAMIFVRCQGGISHNPAEAISAADAEAGARVLARFIRDFQPRSPL; this is translated from the coding sequence ATGACGAGCGCGCTCGACGGAGCCGGCCTGATGGACCGGCTCGATCAACTGGCAGCGATCAGCGAGCAGCCGGGCATGCTCGTGCGCCGCTTCCTGACGCCCGAACACGCCCGCGCCAACGCACTGGTCCGGGAATGGATGCGCGACGCGGGCATGAGCGTGCGCACCGACGCGATCGGCAACGTCATCGGCCGCTATGAGGCGGCGACGCCGGGCCAGCCAGCCCTGCTGCTGGGCTCCCATCTCGACACGGTGGTCGACGCAGGCCGCTACGACGGCATGCTGGGCGTGGTGACATCCATCGCCTGCGTCGCCGACCTCGCCCAGAACGGCATCTGCCTGCCCTTCGCGATCGAGGTCGTGGGCTTCGCCGACGAGGAGGGCACGCGCTTCGGCGCGACCCTGCTCGGCAGCCGGGCGCTCGCCGGCACGTTCGACCGGACGGTGCTCGACCGAGCCGACGGCGACGGCATCACCATGGCGGAAGCCCTCTCCCGCTTCGGGCTCGATCCGGCGGCCATCGACGCCGCGGCACGCCGGCCGGACGAACTGCTTGGCTATGTCGAGCTGCATATCGAGCAGGGACCGGTGCTCGAGGCCGAGGGGCTCGCCGTCGGCTGCGTCACGGCGATCAGCGGTGCCACACGGCTCGCTGTCACGGTCGAGGGTATGGCCGGCCACGCCGGCACCGTGCCGATGGCCGGCCGGCGCGACGCGCTCGCCGCCGCGGCGGAATGCGTGCTGCTGGTCGAGCGGCGGGCCGCGGCCGAGCCGGACCTGGTCGGCACGGTCGGCCGGATCGAGGCCGGGCCAGGCGCCGTCAACGTAGTCCCGGGCAGCGCCCGCTTCACGGTTGACCTGCGGGCGCCCGCCGACGCACGGCGCGCGGCGGCGCTCGCTGACCTCATCGCCGGTTTCGAGGCGATCGCACGGCACCGCGGCGTCACGATCACGGCCGCCAAGACCCACGATGCCGCCTCGGCGCCCTGCGCGCCCTGGCTCGCCGACCAGATCCGCGACGCGATCGAGCATGAGGGCCATGCGCTCCGCAGCCTGCCGAGCGGCGCCGGCCACGACGGCATGGCGATCGCGGCACTGACCGATATCGCCATGATCTTCGTCCGCTGCCAGGGCGGCATCAGCCACAATCCCGCCGAGGCGATCAGCGCGGCGGACGCCGAGGCCGGCGCCCGCGTGCTCGCCCGCTTCATCCGTGACTTCCAGCCGAGGAGCCCGCTGTGA
- a CDS encoding ArgE/DapE family deacylase, producing the protein MTSDLALGLAAHIDRHHQDAVAFLAELVKVPSDNPPGDCAPHGARAAELLEGLGFTVERHPVPADAVAANGMVSATNLIVRHRFGADPTSGPTVALNAHGDVVAPGEGWTSDPYGAEIRDGRMVGRGVAVSKSDFATYAFALKALIASGAPLEGTVELHFTYDEEVGGQIGPGRIIETGLSKPDYVISAGFAYNVVIAHNGCLHLEVRVEGKSAHAARPDTGIDALEAATRLLTSLYALREGYQATRSNVPGIGHPTLVVGLIEGGINTNVVPDLVTFRLDRRMIPEETPEVVERDLVAAIEAVAAQMSGVRVKIRRVLLARPLQPLPGQEKLVAALQRHAATVLGETIPADGVPIYTDARLYSGAGIPAVLYGAGPRTLLEANGHRADENLVLEDLRKATKVVALTLADLLSDGNP; encoded by the coding sequence GTGACATCCGATCTCGCCCTAGGGCTCGCCGCCCACATCGACCGGCACCACCAGGACGCGGTCGCCTTCCTGGCCGAGCTCGTCAAGGTGCCGTCCGACAACCCGCCCGGCGACTGCGCACCGCATGGCGCCCGCGCGGCCGAGCTGCTTGAAGGCCTGGGCTTCACGGTCGAGCGCCACCCCGTGCCGGCCGACGCGGTCGCCGCCAACGGCATGGTGAGCGCCACCAACCTGATCGTGCGTCACCGTTTCGGCGCCGATCCCACGTCAGGCCCCACCGTTGCGCTCAACGCCCACGGCGATGTGGTGGCGCCGGGCGAGGGTTGGACGAGCGATCCCTATGGCGCCGAGATCCGCGACGGCCGCATGGTCGGCCGCGGCGTCGCCGTCTCGAAGTCGGATTTCGCCACATACGCCTTCGCGCTCAAGGCGCTGATCGCGAGCGGCGCCCCGCTCGAGGGCACGGTCGAGCTGCATTTCACCTACGACGAGGAGGTGGGCGGCCAGATCGGCCCCGGCCGGATCATCGAGACGGGCCTGAGCAAGCCCGACTACGTCATCAGCGCCGGCTTCGCCTATAACGTCGTGATCGCGCACAACGGCTGCCTGCACCTGGAGGTGCGGGTCGAGGGCAAGTCGGCCCACGCGGCGCGCCCCGACACCGGCATCGACGCGCTCGAGGCCGCAACCAGGCTGCTCACCAGCCTCTACGCGCTCCGCGAGGGCTATCAGGCGACCCGTTCCAACGTACCCGGCATCGGCCACCCGACGCTGGTCGTGGGCCTGATCGAGGGCGGCATCAACACGAATGTCGTGCCTGATCTCGTCACCTTCCGCCTCGATCGGCGCATGATCCCGGAGGAGACGCCGGAGGTGGTCGAGCGCGACCTTGTGGCCGCGATCGAGGCGGTGGCGGCCCAGATGTCCGGCGTCCGGGTCAAGATCCGCCGCGTGCTGCTCGCCCGGCCGCTGCAGCCGCTGCCGGGCCAGGAGAAGCTGGTCGCCGCCCTCCAGCGCCATGCCGCGACGGTGCTGGGCGAGACGATCCCGGCCGACGGCGTGCCGATCTATACCGACGCCCGGCTCTACAGCGGCGCCGGCATTCCGGCCGTGCTCTACGGTGCCGGCCCGCGCACGCTGCTCGAGGCGAACGGCCACCGCGCCGACGAGAACCTGGTGCTGGAGGACCTGCGCAAGGCGACGAAGGTCGTGGCGCTGACCCTCGCCGACCTGCTCTCCGACGGCAATCCATAA
- a CDS encoding BPSL0067 family protein, with the protein MPYVSSNYANNPNAPLGKWVCTRISSNQPYDAAPPANKTHNPDYCGQCVSFVTTVCPTIPVDTKRWKKGTLVKGDTKILAGTAIATFDSNGQYSGHAAIYESQTASGINVVDQWVTPPAKPIHRRTLKFGAHGNSNNGDNFYVIE; encoded by the coding sequence ATGCCTTATGTTTCATCAAATTACGCAAATAACCCGAATGCGCCGTTGGGGAAATGGGTATGCACCCGAATTTCCTCGAACCAGCCCTATGACGCAGCACCGCCCGCGAATAAAACCCACAACCCGGATTACTGCGGGCAATGCGTTTCATTTGTTACCACCGTATGCCCGACAATTCCCGTTGATACGAAGCGATGGAAGAAAGGGACGCTCGTGAAGGGCGACACGAAAATATTGGCAGGGACTGCGATCGCCACCTTCGACTCAAACGGCCAATATTCCGGACATGCCGCGATCTATGAAAGTCAGACCGCTTCTGGGATAAACGTTGTCGACCAGTGGGTAACTCCCCCCGCAAAACCCATCCACAGAAGAACCTTAAAATTTGGCGCCCACGGGAATTCCAACAATGGGGACAATTTTTATGTCATTGAATAG
- a CDS encoding STY0301 family protein, which yields MSLNRIALALLVLIPTLASAEEIKCPDAQAGTHLSTVTLFDGPPDEHADLMPDTFKKEKTGGGKSDWDVAYIFEAGRQLYVECQYGSKVPSIVLKAPKVNTCTFKSDRNSKNSLTCK from the coding sequence ATGTCATTGAATAGAATTGCGCTCGCATTGTTGGTGCTAATTCCTACACTTGCTTCGGCAGAAGAGATCAAGTGCCCCGACGCGCAGGCCGGAACGCACCTGTCGACGGTGACCTTATTCGATGGCCCGCCGGACGAGCACGCAGATTTGATGCCCGATACTTTCAAAAAGGAAAAAACGGGTGGCGGCAAATCTGATTGGGATGTCGCTTATATATTCGAAGCCGGGCGACAGCTATACGTCGAATGCCAATACGGATCCAAAGTCCCGTCTATCGTTCTGAAGGCGCCAAAAGTAAACACCTGCACATTCAAGTCAGATAGAAACAGCAAGAACTCACTAACCTGCAAATAA
- the leuA gene encoding 2-isopropylmalate synthase, translating to MLTNPSTKYRAFTPVSLPDRTWPNKTITKPPIWLSTDLRDGNQALIEPMDGERKRRFFDLLVKSGFKEIEIGFPSASQTEFDFVRELIEAKRIPDDVWVQVLTQARPELIERTFEALKGVPRAIVHFYGATAPNFRRIVFGQDKAGTVALAVAAAKQIKELARSRPETEWRFEYSPEVFSGTELDFAVEICNAVLDVYQPTPEKKVILNLPATVEMSTPNIYADQIEWFGRHVSRRDSVIISVHPHNDRGTGVAATELAVMAGADRVEGCLFGNGERTGNVDIVTLALNMYSQGISPALDFSDMREVVKTVEYCNQLPVPARHPYAGDLVFTAFSGSHQDAIKKGFADREGKNDEFWELPYLPIDPADIGCTYEAVIRVNSQSGKGGVAWLLEQDRGLKLPRRLQMAFSKVVQDISDRTGKEQTAADIWDAFRRTYHLDGEPRIQLIEHQESGTGKQRQITARILIDGRERTVTGQGNGPISAFIDAIRQACGVQLDLVDYQEHTLRASADAQAASYIEFRGADGATIFGVGLDEDISTSSLKAVASAANTALG from the coding sequence ATGCTGACCAACCCCTCGACCAAGTACCGCGCGTTCACCCCCGTCTCGCTGCCGGATCGCACCTGGCCCAACAAGACCATCACCAAGCCGCCCATCTGGTTGTCGACCGATCTCCGCGACGGCAATCAGGCGCTGATCGAGCCGATGGACGGCGAGCGCAAGCGCCGCTTCTTCGATCTCCTGGTCAAGTCCGGCTTCAAAGAGATCGAGATCGGTTTCCCGTCGGCCTCGCAGACCGAGTTCGATTTCGTGCGCGAGCTGATCGAGGCGAAGCGCATCCCGGACGATGTCTGGGTCCAGGTGCTGACCCAGGCCCGGCCGGAGCTGATCGAGCGCACGTTCGAAGCCTTGAAGGGCGTGCCGCGCGCGATCGTGCATTTCTATGGTGCCACCGCGCCCAACTTCCGGCGCATCGTGTTCGGCCAGGACAAGGCAGGCACCGTGGCGCTCGCCGTGGCGGCTGCGAAGCAGATCAAGGAGCTGGCCCGGAGCCGGCCCGAGACCGAGTGGCGCTTCGAATATTCGCCGGAAGTGTTCAGCGGCACCGAGCTCGATTTCGCCGTCGAGATCTGCAACGCGGTGCTCGACGTCTATCAGCCGACGCCGGAGAAGAAGGTCATCCTCAATCTGCCGGCGACCGTCGAGATGTCGACGCCCAACATCTATGCCGACCAGATCGAATGGTTCGGCCGGCATGTGAGCCGGCGCGACAGCGTCATCATCAGCGTGCACCCGCACAACGACCGCGGCACCGGCGTCGCCGCAACCGAGCTCGCGGTCATGGCCGGCGCCGACCGGGTCGAGGGCTGCCTGTTCGGCAATGGCGAGCGCACCGGCAACGTCGATATCGTGACCCTGGCGCTCAACATGTACAGCCAGGGGATTTCGCCGGCGCTCGACTTCTCCGACATGCGCGAGGTCGTGAAGACCGTCGAGTATTGCAACCAGCTGCCGGTGCCGGCACGCCATCCCTATGCGGGCGACCTGGTGTTCACCGCCTTCTCCGGCTCGCACCAGGACGCGATCAAGAAGGGCTTCGCCGACCGCGAGGGCAAGAACGACGAGTTCTGGGAGCTGCCCTACCTGCCGATCGACCCGGCCGACATCGGCTGCACCTACGAGGCGGTCATTCGCGTCAACAGCCAGTCGGGCAAGGGCGGCGTCGCCTGGCTCTTGGAGCAGGACCGCGGGCTCAAGCTGCCGCGCCGGCTGCAGATGGCGTTCAGCAAGGTAGTGCAGGACATCTCCGATCGCACCGGCAAGGAGCAGACCGCGGCCGACATCTGGGATGCGTTCCGCCGGACCTACCACCTGGACGGCGAGCCGCGCATCCAGCTGATCGAGCATCAGGAGAGCGGCACGGGCAAACAGCGCCAGATCACGGCGCGCATCCTCATCGACGGGCGCGAGCGCACGGTGACCGGCCAGGGCAATGGCCCGATCTCGGCCTTCATCGATGCGATCCGCCAGGCCTGCGGGGTCCAGCTCGACCTGGTCGACTATCAGGAGCACACGCTCCGCGCTAGCGCCGATGCACAGGCCGCGTCCTATATCGAGTTCCGTGGGGCCGACGGCGCCACGATCTTCGGCGTCGGCCTCGACGAGGACATCTCGACAAGCTCGCTCAAGGCGGTGGCGAGCGCCGCCAACACGGCGCTGGGCTGA
- a CDS encoding NAD(P)-dependent oxidoreductase, whose amino-acid sequence MKTIFIDCNPQMEPVFRRVHRADDPAITVNLAQAPGAIPPLVAGYQVVIDDHSHLPTDVVKQCPDLRHVVFLGVGAASYMNVAELKELGVTVHTIKGYGDRAVAEHTVALLFASARSVAGMDRELRAGTWRPQGGMQLDGKVLGLIGLGGIGLEVARIAKGIGMEVIAWNRSPVPDAPVPLVSRDEVLARADILSLHIALNDETRGMLGATELAKLKPGAILINTARGALVDEAALIQALESGHLRHAGLDVFANEPLAADHPLTRLPNVTLTSHAAFRTPEASETLIRRAIDIVKRVTAAG is encoded by the coding sequence ATGAAAACGATCTTCATCGACTGCAATCCGCAGATGGAGCCGGTGTTCCGGCGCGTGCACCGGGCCGACGACCCGGCCATCACCGTCAACCTGGCCCAGGCGCCGGGCGCCATCCCGCCGCTGGTCGCGGGCTATCAGGTGGTGATCGACGATCATTCCCATCTGCCGACGGACGTGGTGAAGCAGTGCCCGGACCTGCGCCATGTCGTGTTCCTGGGCGTGGGGGCCGCCAGCTACATGAACGTGGCCGAGCTCAAAGAACTCGGCGTCACGGTCCATACCATCAAGGGCTACGGCGACCGGGCCGTGGCCGAGCATACGGTGGCACTGCTGTTCGCCTCCGCACGGTCGGTCGCGGGCATGGATCGGGAGCTTCGCGCCGGCACTTGGCGGCCGCAGGGCGGCATGCAGCTCGACGGCAAGGTGCTGGGCCTGATCGGCCTGGGCGGCATCGGCCTCGAGGTGGCACGCATCGCCAAGGGCATCGGGATGGAAGTCATTGCCTGGAACCGCTCGCCGGTGCCGGACGCCCCCGTCCCGCTCGTCAGCCGAGACGAGGTGCTGGCCAGGGCCGACATCCTGTCGCTGCATATTGCCTTGAACGACGAGACGCGCGGCATGTTGGGTGCCACGGAGCTGGCCAAGCTCAAGCCCGGCGCCATCCTGATCAACACGGCGCGCGGTGCGCTCGTCGACGAGGCGGCACTGATCCAAGCGCTCGAAAGCGGCCACCTGCGCCATGCAGGCTTGGACGTGTTCGCGAACGAGCCGCTCGCGGCCGACCATCCGCTGACCCGGCTGCCGAACGTCACGCTGACATCCCATGCCGCCTTCCGCACGCCGGAAGCGTCGGAGACGCTCATCCGCCGCGCGATCGACATCGTGAAGCGCGTGACTGCCGCCGGATAG
- a CDS encoding TetR/AcrR family transcriptional regulator produces the protein MSRRPKSATLPSSDGFARSDNRRTLLLDEAARLFGARGYDSTSMRDIATAVGMLPGSLYYHFPSKEDLLVAVYTIGIDQMQEAVLAAVARESDPWKRLEAAAAAHLSTLLDTSGYAAAVVADWPSPAGSVRDQLVRQRDRYEETFRELVADLPLGPHQDRQFLRLALLGALNWSLAWYKSNGDSPETIARRLVAQFRAD, from the coding sequence ATGTCAAGACGCCCCAAGAGCGCCACCTTGCCGTCCTCGGACGGGTTCGCCCGTTCGGACAACCGCCGGACCCTGCTGCTCGACGAGGCCGCCCGCCTGTTCGGCGCGCGCGGCTACGACAGCACCTCGATGCGCGACATCGCGACCGCCGTCGGCATGCTGCCGGGCTCGCTCTACTATCATTTCCCGTCCAAGGAAGACCTGCTCGTCGCGGTCTACACGATCGGCATCGACCAGATGCAGGAGGCGGTGCTGGCCGCGGTCGCGCGCGAGAGCGACCCTTGGAAGCGGCTCGAAGCCGCCGCCGCCGCCCATCTTTCGACCCTGCTCGACACGAGCGGCTACGCGGCGGCCGTCGTCGCCGACTGGCCGAGCCCGGCCGGCTCCGTCCGCGACCAGCTGGTGCGCCAGCGCGACCGCTACGAGGAGACGTTCCGCGAGCTGGTCGCCGACTTGCCGCTCGGCCCCCATCAGGACCGGCAGTTCCTGCGCCTGGCGCTGCTGGGCGCGCTCAACTGGTCGCTCGCCTGGTACAAGAGCAACGGCGACAGCCCGGAGACGATCGCCCGGCGGCTGGTCGCGCAGTTCCGCGCCGACTGA
- a CDS encoding PAS-domain containing protein, whose amino-acid sequence MRSRQTSSGFPVDDRIAVLQAALEYMGEGFTVYDADLNLLAWNQRFFDLLELPRSLAYIGAPLEDFLRWNAARGEYGPVDVESYVAEHVELALQFVPHRFERVRPNGTVLEVRGNPIPGLGFVTVYNDISERKQVERQLQESVDHLEHRVRERMTELEAANRRMQAEVAERNKAEATLRHAQKMEAIGALTGGLAHDFNNLLTIVMGNLALVEDLGPLPGEAGAMIGEALDASRRGADLVRRLLSFSRRQPLSPATYDPKRVVADIEPLLSRALGDDIELAIEFAGEDWLIEADRSEFENALLNMANNSRDAMPDGGRLTIRVETRPHDATARPDLAPGDHLVVTVTDTGCGMPPDVRERAFEPFFTAKKSDGGGTGLGLSMVYGFVRRSGGVARILSTVGQGTTIELVLPRHHPAEAPADAPAAPGRPLGGSEHILLVEDDIRVRGFVRRTLEGLGYRISEATDGQQALALLASGGTYDLVLSDIEMPGGVSGLELAARVEDHVPGTRILLMSGYPDRAMARADWRDRPVLSKPFGPRELAEAIRDRLGRAAS is encoded by the coding sequence ATGCGGTCGAGGCAGACGAGCTCCGGCTTTCCGGTCGACGACCGGATCGCGGTGCTGCAGGCCGCACTCGAATATATGGGCGAAGGCTTCACGGTCTATGACGCGGACTTGAACCTCCTCGCCTGGAACCAGCGCTTCTTCGACCTGCTCGAGCTGCCGCGTTCGCTGGCATATATCGGCGCCCCGCTCGAGGATTTCCTGCGCTGGAACGCGGCGCGCGGCGAATATGGCCCGGTCGACGTCGAAAGCTATGTGGCCGAGCACGTCGAGCTGGCGTTGCAGTTCGTGCCGCATCGTTTCGAACGGGTCCGGCCGAACGGCACCGTGCTCGAAGTGCGCGGCAACCCGATTCCCGGCCTGGGCTTCGTCACGGTCTACAACGACATCAGCGAGCGCAAGCAGGTCGAGCGCCAGCTGCAGGAGAGCGTCGACCATCTCGAGCACCGGGTGCGCGAGCGCATGACGGAGCTCGAAGCGGCCAACCGGCGCATGCAGGCGGAGGTGGCCGAGCGCAACAAGGCCGAGGCGACGCTGCGCCATGCCCAGAAGATGGAGGCGATCGGCGCCTTGACCGGCGGGCTCGCCCACGACTTCAACAACTTGCTTACCATCGTCATGGGCAATCTGGCGCTGGTCGAGGACCTGGGCCCGCTGCCGGGCGAGGCGGGCGCCATGATCGGCGAGGCGCTGGACGCGAGCCGGCGCGGCGCGGACCTGGTGCGGCGCCTGCTCTCCTTCTCGCGCCGCCAGCCCCTGTCGCCCGCGACCTACGACCCGAAACGGGTCGTCGCCGACATCGAGCCGCTGCTGTCGCGCGCGCTCGGCGACGACATCGAGCTTGCGATCGAGTTCGCCGGCGAGGATTGGCTGATCGAGGCCGACCGCAGCGAGTTCGAGAACGCACTGTTGAACATGGCGAACAACAGCCGCGACGCCATGCCCGACGGCGGACGGCTCACCATCCGGGTCGAGACGCGCCCCCATGATGCGACCGCGCGCCCCGACCTGGCGCCGGGCGATCATCTGGTCGTGACCGTGACCGATACCGGCTGCGGCATGCCGCCCGACGTGCGCGAGCGCGCGTTCGAGCCGTTCTTCACGGCGAAGAAATCGGACGGCGGCGGCACGGGCCTGGGGCTCAGCATGGTCTATGGCTTCGTGCGCCGTTCGGGCGGTGTCGCCCGCATCCTGAGCACGGTCGGCCAGGGCACGACGATCGAGCTCGTCCTGCCGCGCCATCATCCGGCCGAGGCGCCCGCCGACGCGCCGGCAGCGCCCGGCCGACCGCTCGGCGGCAGCGAGCATATCCTGCTGGTCGAGGACGACATCCGCGTGCGCGGCTTCGTTCGGCGAACGCTCGAAGGGCTCGGCTACCGCATCAGCGAGGCGACGGACGGCCAGCAGGCGCTGGCCCTGCTCGCGAGCGGCGGTACCTATGACCTGGTGCTGTCGGACATCGAGATGCCGGGCGGCGTCAGCGGCCTCGAGCTTGCGGCCCGGGTCGAGGACCACGTGCCCGGCACGCGCATCCTCTTGATGTCGGGCTATCCCGACCGGGCGATGGCGCGGGCCGATTGGCGCGACCGGCCGGTGCTGTCGAAGCCGTTCGGCCCGCGCGAGCTCGCCGAAGCGATACGCGACCGGCTCGGCCGGGCGGCATCATGA
- a CDS encoding response regulator, with amino-acid sequence MSGSGQILVLDDDAAIRTLVRRCLEPAGFNVVTAATGADLRRLIQDQPIDLIVLDLNLKGEDGLDHLKALRRERDLPVIILTGRGEPIDRALGLELGADDYVAKPFEPRELVARVRTVLRRMSRTAAPAANRLLAFGAWKLDLDARILVDADSRPVALTTAQFAILSVLATHPNRVLSRDQILDLADRGGEPFDRSIDAHIVQLRRKIERDPRQPEIIKTVYGAGYLFRGD; translated from the coding sequence ATGAGTGGCAGCGGCCAGATCCTGGTGCTGGACGATGATGCGGCCATCCGCACGCTCGTGCGGCGCTGCCTGGAGCCGGCCGGCTTCAACGTCGTGACGGCCGCAACCGGCGCCGACCTGCGCCGGCTCATCCAGGACCAGCCGATCGATCTCATCGTCCTCGACCTCAACCTCAAGGGCGAAGACGGGCTCGACCATCTGAAGGCGCTCCGACGCGAGCGCGACCTGCCTGTCATCATCCTGACCGGACGCGGCGAGCCGATCGACCGGGCGCTCGGCCTGGAACTGGGCGCCGACGACTATGTGGCGAAACCGTTCGAGCCGCGCGAGCTCGTCGCCCGCGTCCGCACGGTGCTGCGCCGCATGAGCCGAACGGCAGCGCCGGCCGCGAACCGCCTGCTCGCCTTCGGCGCCTGGAAGCTCGACCTCGACGCCCGCATCCTTGTCGACGCCGACAGCCGGCCGGTGGCACTCACGACGGCGCAATTCGCCATCCTGTCCGTGCTCGCGACCCACCCGAACCGGGTCCTCTCGCGCGACCAGATCCTCGACCTCGCCGACCGCGGCGGCGAGCCGTTCGACCGCAGCATCGACGCCCATATCGTCCAGCTGCGCCGCAAGATCGAACGCGACCCGCGCCAGCCGGAGATCATCAAGACGGTCTATGGCGCGGGGTACTTGTTCCGGGGCGATTGA